In the Syntrophorhabdaceae bacterium genome, TCTATATCCCAGGTCAACGGCTTATTGAAAAAATATCGCAGGATGATGTCACAGAATTTTATAATTATGGCACAACCAAGCAAAATACCGCCAAGATAGGCAAGGCTCTCTATAACCCAGTCAAAAATCCCCTTACGGCCCATGTTTGATCCCTCCTTGTAAAGATAAAGGAAAGTCCCGGGAACTGCTTCTCAAGAAGGCTTCCCTTCCGTAAAGACTGTAATACTGCAAGGCTCTAAGTATACAGAAAAGACTGCCAGATACCCCTCTTTGTTTAGAGGGGTATCTGACCATTTAACACACATTACTATTGCCAGGGGAATGCCCCTTTAGGCAATGCCTTTTTTGAAGACGCCTTCTGGAGTTTTGGACCATACTCGGGGGCACTCTTCAAGACAAAGTTCCATGTTTCATCATGAATTATCTTTAAGAACTTTTTAGCCTCTTCGGGTGGAAGTTGAATAAATTCCATGCCGGCCTTTAGTCTGACATTATCTTCTTTTTCCACGAGCAACATCTGGCGCATGGTTGCGACGTATTCCATGTCCTTCATAACTTCCATGATTATATCCTGTACGTCCTTGGGGATCTGTTTCCACTTATCCATGTTGATCATGGTAGCCGGCTCCATTTGAAAAAAACCGGGCAGCAGCATATATTTGGTGACCTCCTGGAGGCCCCAGCTTGTCATGCCAACCCTTGGCCAACAAAATCCATCCACCACCTTTCTTTCCATGGCAGTATGGATGTCGGTCGGCGGTATCAAGATCGGGGAAGCCCCCAGGGCCTTTATAAAAGGAACATATAAAGGCATGACCCTTATCTTCATTCCTTTGAAATCTTCCAGTTTTGTGATCTTCTTATTTGTATAGAGCATGAATGGGATCAAATTATGAAACCTTCCAATATATTTGGCATTTACCCTCTTTGCAAATATTTCCCCCCACAACTCAAATGCGCCTGTCTTTCTCTCTTCCCAATC is a window encoding:
- the dctP gene encoding TRAP transporter substrate-binding protein DctP, which produces MKKLMCVVFLVSIFCFVSTIAFSAPIVLKAVTAFPKNHSNNDTVQMFVDRVNERCKGKLEIRWLGGPEVTAAFDQVNALKAGTIDMILYYPFGYMKQLMPEAEAKGLSELADWEERKTGAFELWGEIFAKRVNAKYIGRFHNLIPFMLYTNKKITKLEDFKGMKIRVMPLYVPFIKALGASPILIPPTDIHTAMERKVVDGFCWPRVGMTSWGLQEVTKYMLLPGFFQMEPATMINMDKWKQIPKDVQDIIMEVMKDMEYVATMRQMLLVEKEDNVRLKAGMEFIQLPPEEAKKFLKIIHDETWNFVLKSAPEYGPKLQKASSKKALPKGAFPWQ